A window from Gammaproteobacteria bacterium encodes these proteins:
- a CDS encoding zinc ABC transporter substrate-binding protein, translating into MTRFHAVLTGLLLGWWLPATAQAELNIFACEPEWGSLAQTLGGEHVNVFTATTAQQDPHHIQARPGLIAKMRRADLLICTGADLEVGWLPVLLRQAGNDRVQPGRPGHFMASEQLPLLDKTGSVDRSQGDIHPAGNPHIHTDPRNIAKVAQALAARLALIDAANASRYAERHRDFDQRWQAALNQWAQKAAPLRGISIVVDHNSWIYLEHWLGLQQLASLEPKPGIPATVGHLSSVLNQLQRLPARMIIRAAYQPDKSAQWLATRANIPVVTLPFTVGGTDQAKDLFSLYDDTINRLLGAL; encoded by the coding sequence ATGACACGTTTTCACGCTGTTTTAACTGGCCTGTTGCTGGGATGGTGGCTGCCTGCCACCGCCCAGGCAGAGCTGAACATTTTCGCCTGTGAACCCGAATGGGGTTCGCTGGCGCAAACTCTGGGCGGTGAACACGTCAACGTGTTCACCGCCACCACGGCGCAACAAGACCCGCACCACATTCAGGCCCGTCCCGGCCTGATCGCCAAAATGCGGCGCGCTGATTTGCTGATCTGCACCGGTGCCGATCTGGAAGTCGGCTGGCTGCCAGTGTTGTTGCGTCAGGCGGGTAACGATCGGGTTCAGCCTGGTCGTCCCGGCCATTTCATGGCCAGCGAGCAACTGCCACTGCTGGACAAAACCGGCAGTGTGGATCGCTCTCAGGGTGACATTCATCCCGCCGGCAATCCGCACATCCACACCGATCCGCGCAACATCGCCAAGGTGGCGCAAGCCTTGGCGGCGCGGCTGGCCTTGATCGATGCCGCCAATGCGTCCCGCTATGCCGAGCGCCATCGCGACTTTGATCAGCGCTGGCAGGCGGCACTGAACCAGTGGGCGCAAAAAGCCGCACCGCTGCGCGGGATCAGCATTGTGGTTGATCACAACAGCTGGATTTATCTGGAGCATTGGCTGGGCCTGCAACAACTGGCCTCGCTGGAACCCAAACCAGGCATTCCCGCCACGGTGGGACATTTGTCCAGCGTGCTCAACCAGTTACAACGGCTGCCCGCCCGCATGATCATTCGCGCCGCCTACCAGCCGGACAAATCCGCACAATGGCTGGCGACGCGCGCGAACATACCGGTCGTCACCCTGCCGTTCACCGTCGGTGGCACCGACCAGGCGAAGGACTTGTTCAGCCTGTATGATGACACTATCAACAGGTTGCTCGGCGCGTTGTAA